Within the Metasolibacillus fluoroglycofenilyticus genome, the region ACGCAATTGCAGCTTCAAAAGCCGTTACCGCAATAAATAATAGGATAAAGAAACTGCTCGCTTTGCGCTTATTAAAGAAATATCTTGTAATACCGAATAACACTAGTGAGACAATGGAGATTACTTCTGCACTTATAAATAATGCCCATTGGTAGGACAGTAAAAATGACTGCATGATGAACATCCTTTCAATAATTCGTCTTGCTTAACATATACGTACAATGCTGTGACAAGTTTCAAAAAAATACTTGACCTTGGAGTATGCTCCAATGATAGTGTGGGTATAGAGGGGGGAGCAACGGTGTTAATAAAACAATTTGCAGCAAAATATTATCTATCACAAGATACGATTCGCTATTATGAAAAGGAAGGTTTATTAAGCCCGAAGCGCTTAGAAAATGGCTATCGCTTTTATGATGCATCATGCGAAAGAAATATTAAATTCATTCAGGTGATGAAAAAAATAGGCTTTTCCTTACAGGAAATCAAGCTATTGCTCATTTTAGATGGGCAGCCGATGAGTGAGGAGTGCAATCAAGCGTCCTCTAATTTATTTGTAAATAAAATAAATGCTGTGGAAAGACAGCTTGCATTTTTTACAATTGCCTTGCAAGCATTAAAAATGGCAGAAGGCTTAGTGCAAGAAGGAAAATATGAATCAAATAAACAAAAAGTGAATGAGACAATCGAACAAATGTATCGAGAATTAGGGGAGGGCAAAAGGAACGATGACTTTACGTAGCTTAATAAAGTGGGAGTATGGAATCAATTTTTTACTGCTACTCGCAATTTATATTTATCTCGATTTTTCTGTGCTATGGTTTTTCCTCTGTTTGCTTGTGCCCGATATATGCGCTTTAGGCTATGTCATGAATGAGAGAATCGGTGCAATCCTATACAATGTTGGACATAGCTTTATATTGCCCTCTACTTTATTGACGATAGCGCTACTAACAAGCTTCTCATTTTTGCTCCCAATCGCACTGATTTGGCTAGCGCATATTTTCATGGATCGCGCTTTAGGCTATGGCTTGAAATATACGACAGGATTTAAGGACACACATATACAAAGAATTTTATGAAAAGCATTTTCATAAAATTCTTTGTGTAAGCACTATTTTACAATTAATGCAGGGCAGTTGACACGTTTCATTACTTTATGGCTAACGCTGCCTAGTACCATCTCCTGTAAGCCATTTAAACCACGACTACCGATAATAACAAGGTCAACTTGATTGTCGTTCGCATATTGAATAATCTTAGGTGCGGGCTCTCCTTTTAAAATGGTTACCTTATAAGAAATATGATGTTCCTTCAATAGCTGTTCAACTGTTGCTACTTTACGGCGGCGTTCCAATAAAAGGCTTTCGGACGATGCGCTGTGTAAATGCTCAGCCCTTGCATTGTCAAAGCTTGCGACATAGACGATATTAACAACTGTGTTTGCTGAGAGTCGCGCAATTTTTACAGCTTCCTTCGCTGCCCGTAACGCATTAGCCGAGCCGTCTGCTGCTAAAACGATGTGCTGATACATAAAAAATCCCCCCTATGAAAACCTCGTTAATTTTTGATAAAGTGCCTGACTCGCTGGGTTCATGCCGATTACTGTAACAGTTTGTCCCTTTTCCTCTAGCTTGCTAATAACCTTGACAAGTGCGCCGACGCTCGATTCGTCCCACAGATGGCTGCTCGTTAAATCGATTGTAATATGTGGCTCACGAGCGTGCTCTAGCTGCTCGACAAAGGCTTTTGTTGAAGCGAAGAAGAGCGGACCCTCAATCATATATATGCCATTATTTTGTGTAATATTGACCTTTGAAATTTTTGCAACGAACAGTAGAGCACTAATAATAATGCCCGTTACAACACCGATAGCTAAATTACCCGTATAAAGTACAATGACAATCGTAATGAGCATGAC harbors:
- a CDS encoding DUF4260 domain-containing protein; protein product: MTLRSLIKWEYGINFLLLLAIYIYLDFSVLWFFLCLLVPDICALGYVMNERIGAILYNVGHSFILPSTLLTIALLTSFSFLLPIALIWLAHIFMDRALGYGLKYTTGFKDTHIQRIL
- a CDS encoding MerR family transcriptional regulator; the protein is MLIKQFAAKYYLSQDTIRYYEKEGLLSPKRLENGYRFYDASCERNIKFIQVMKKIGFSLQEIKLLLILDGQPMSEECNQASSNLFVNKINAVERQLAFFTIALQALKMAEGLVQEGKYESNKQKVNETIEQMYRELGEGKRNDDFT
- a CDS encoding universal stress protein; this encodes MYQHIVLAADGSANALRAAKEAVKIARLSANTVVNIVYVASFDNARAEHLHSASSESLLLERRRKVATVEQLLKEHHISYKVTILKGEPAPKIIQYANDNQVDLVIIGSRGLNGLQEMVLGSVSHKVMKRVNCPALIVK